A genomic window from Astatotilapia calliptera chromosome 12, fAstCal1.2, whole genome shotgun sequence includes:
- the nono gene encoding non-POU domain-containing octamer-binding protein, whose product MQGNRGPQQNRGPNRPGEQLKSEGTNSNGQQPEPNEQTNPNEALTLDLQSFRKPGEKTFTQRSRLFVGNLPTGVTEEDLEKLFTKYGKASEIFINKERGFGFIRLETRIIAEIARAELDDTPFRGRPIRVRFATHGAALTVKNLPEFASNELLEEAFAVFGQIERAVVIVDDRGRPTGKGIVEFTSKPAARKALDKCSDGAYLLTAFPRPVTVEPMEQFDEEEGLPEKLVNKNQQYHKEREQPPRFAQPGSFEYEYAMRWKALMEMEKQQYEMVDRNMKEAQEKLEAEMEAARHEHQVMLMRQDLLRRQEELRRMEELHNQEVQKRKQAELRQEEERRRREEEMRLRNEEIMKRQQEGFRGNFSENREQDMRMHMGGHGMPMNRNSLGGSSGPAGTPGLAAENSPMLPGPGNNSMPGGGQGGFPRGLPGPGDYGPPNKQRRF is encoded by the coding sequence ATGCAAGGAAACAGAGGCCCCCAGCAGAACCGCGGCCCAAACCGCCCGGGAGAGCAGCTGAAAAGCGAAGGAACAAACAGCAACGGGCAGCAGCCAGAGCCCAACGAGCAGACCAACCCCAACGAGGCCTTAACCCTGGACCTGCAGAGCTTCAGAAAGCCCGGGGAAAAGACCTTTACCCAGCGGAGCAGGCTGTTTGTAGGTAATTTACCAACGGGTGTTACCGAGGAGGACCTGGAGAAGCTGTTCACCAAGTATGGAAAAGCCAGCGAGATATTTATTAACAAGGAAAGAGGCTTCGGCTTCATTAGGCTCGAAACGAGAATCATAGCAGAGATTGCCAGAGCCGAGCTAGATGATACCCCCTTCAGAGGCAGGCCCATACGGGTGAGGTTTGCGACACACGGAGCTGCTTTAACTGTGAAGAATCTGCCAGAGTTTGCGTCCAACGAGCTCCTGGAGGAGGCCTTCGCAGTCTTTGGCCAGATAGAAAGAGCTGTGGTCATAGTGGATGACCGAGGGAGACCTACGGGGAAGGGCATAGTGGAGTTCACCTCAAAGCCAGCTGCAAGAAAGGCTTTGGATAAGTGCTCTGATGGTGCTTATCTTCTGACAGCTTTCCCCCGGCCTGTTACAGTGGAGCCTATGGAACAGTTTGATGAAGAGGAGGGACTGCCAGAAAAGTTGGTCAACAAAAACCAGCAGTATCACAAAGAGCGTGAGCAGCCGCCACGATTCGCTCAGCCCGGCTCCTTCGAGTATGAGTATGCCATGCGATGGAAGGCCCTGATGGAGATGGAGAAGCAGCAGTATGAGATGGTGGACCGCAACATGAAAGAGGCGCAGGAGAAGCTGGAGGCTGAGATGGAGGCAGCCAGACACGAGCATCAGGTGATGCTGATGAGGCAGGACCTCCTGAGGCGGCAGGAAGAGCTGCGAAGGATGGAGGAGCTCCACAATCAGGAAGTGCAGAAGAGGAAACAAGCCGAGCTCCGACAGGAGGAGGAACGCcgcaggagagaggaggagatgaggCTGCGCAATGAGGAGATTATGAAGAGGCAGCAGGAGGGCTTCAGGGGCAACTTCTCTGAGAACAGGGAGCAAGACATGAGGATGCATATGGGTGGTCATGGGATGCCCATGAACAGAAACTCTCTGGGGGGCAGCTCTGGTCCAGCTGGTACTCCTGGCTTGGCTGCAGAGAATTCACCAATGTTGCCAGGGCCAGGAAACAACAGCATGCCTGGAGGTGGTCAGGGtggcttccccagaggcctCCCCGGACCTGGAGATTATGGACCTCCCAATAAACAACGCAGATTTTGA